DNA from Asanoa sp. WMMD1127:
CTGCTGCTTCGGCTACCTCGGCGGCTGGGTCGCTGTCCCAGGTGATGCCGCCGCCGGCCCAGAGGTGCAGGCGGTCCGCGTCCGCGGCCGCTGTGCGGATCGTGAGGCCCAGGTCGAGATTGCCCGAGGCGTCGATCCAGCCCAGGGCGCCCATGCTGGGGCCTCGGCCGACCGGTTCCAGGGCGGCGATGTGCTGCAGGGCCGCCAGCTTCGGGGCGCCGGTGACCGAGCCGCCGGGGCAGGTGGCACGGAGCAGGTCGGCCAGGCCGATTCCGTCGGCCAGGTCGGCGGAGACGACGGACTCCGCCTGCCACAGGTCGACCCAGCGGCGGATCGCGAAGAGCTCGTCCACCCGTACCGAACCGGTCCGGGCCACGCGCGCGAGATCGTTGCGTTCCAGGTCGACGATCATGATGTGCTCGGCGCGCTCCTTCGCGGAGCCGAGCAGCTCGCGCCGGCCGGCCTTGGTCGCGGCGCGGGTGCCCTTGATCGGGCGGGTGATCGCTCTGCCGTCCACCACCTGGATCAGCGTCTCCGGCGACGCGCAGCCGACCGCCCAGCCGGCGCCGCTGAGCAGGCCGCCGTAGCGCGCGCCCGGCAGCTCGCTCAGTCGGGCCAGGGCCGGCAGCGGGTCCCCGACGTACGGCGCCGACGCGTGGCCCACGACGTTGACCTGGTAGACGTCGCCCCGGCCGATCGCCGCCCGGACCGCCGTCACCGCCGCCGCGTGCTGCGCCGGCGTCCAGCTCGGGCGCCACTCCCCCAGCTGCCAGCCGGCCGTCCCACCCAGCGGACTCCGGCCAGATTCTTTTGCGGAAATCAGCGGCATCGAGGGTACGTGACCATGCGTGCGGACCACGTTCCTGTTCGTAGTCGCAGGCGCATCAGGGACGTCGGCGTGCTCGTATACCACGGCCACGAGGTCCGGGATCGCCGGCGCCGGGGTGGGCCTGGCCACAGGGCCACGCGGGAGCATCGCCGCAGCCCCCGCTGCGGAGATCAGAATGGCGGCGCCGCAGACCGATCCGGACTGGTTTTCGGCTACGGAGCGTGACAGGCTTGGGGATGTCAGGGACCGCACGTCCAGTCCGTCGGCAGCGAGGAAATCTTCGAGATGCTGAGCCGGATCGCCACCGTCCGTAGAGCGCCACTCCCATCTGGAGCGCTCTCTTATACGGAGAGTGCACGGCTTGCCGCTACCAGCGACACGGGTAGCGAAGTCTGGAAGCGTTCCCACTCCGACCGGCCCATGGTTACTCATACGAAGGGTGGATTCTTTCGTGTTAGGGCCGCTACTTGCTCGTAGGCGCACCCGTTGAGGGAGTAGCCTCCGTCACTGTCATGTGAACCATGACACAGCACCCCCATCGTCCGGAGACCCCGATGTGCCAGCACCAACCGACCTGTCCCTCCGCCGAAGCGGTTGACCGCGACGCCGCCCGGGCCCTAGCCGCGTTCCCGGAGCAGGGCTGGAGCCTGCTCTGCAACGGCGTGATCCTCTTCGAGGACACCGGCGAACTGCTCCCCGACGGCCGCACGATCGCCCCGCACCGCGGCCCCGCCCGCCACGCCCTCGCGGCAGCCTGAGCCACCACGGTTTCTCAGGGCTTTCGCCTAGATCGTAGGGCCGCCACCCAGGGGGAGCGCACCTGGCTCCCCCATCCGAGCACCGTCGCTCACCCGCACCCGCCACACACCGGTCTCGAGACCGGCCCCGCCCCGCGCCCGCAACCGGAACGCCGGGTTGGCGACGCCGCTACCGGCGTCGTAGAAGAAGCCAGCGCCTGACCCCGGATAACGCGCCGCTGGCAGAGCTGCGTTCCGCGACGTGGCCAGCAAAGCCGCGACGGGCCCGGGTCAGATCGCCTTCGGATCGGAGCCGATCACCCGACTCGAACCCTGGTTGCGGTCGAAGTCTCGGGCCGCGCCCGTTCGAAACTCCAGGTCTCCGCGAGTTCGGCCAGAAACGGCCCGCACCGGGCCGACTCAGGTCGCCCGACGTCCGCCGCGCACGATGCCACCTCCAATAGGCCACCCACGCCAGTGGTCGTCCCGCCCGGGGAGGACTCCATCAGCGTTGCGCCGGGGAACCCACCACCCCACGCCGACTCCATCGGCCTCCCGGCGGCGCAAGCTGGCCCGGACCCGGACCCCGGGCCGTCCACGCCGGCCATGCATGACCTCGCGGCCGACGCCGGTGCCGCGGTGGAGCGCCGGCTGTTGCGAGGCCATCCTGCGGACCGGCTGATGCATCCCGGCCCGCCAACGGCGCCGACGCGAGGGCCTGCCACAACACGTCGATTTGCCCAGCCTGCGCGCCCACGAGCCCGGTAACCGGCGCCGTTCCCTAGCGTGGCGGGCCCCAGTGCAAGGGCGGCGGGTGTCGTCGTGCGGGCCGACATGCCTTGGCGTGTGCGCACATGCGAGAGCATGTGCGGCGTTGGAGCGACCTCCACCTCCGGCGCGACACGCCGGAGCGGGCGATGCTCCGGGCAGCCTGCGGACGCAATCGCGGTTCGAAAGAAGCGTCGAGCTCACGCGGGCGACGCGCTGCCGACCGGACCACGCCCATGGCCGGACCGGGCGGCAGCTCGACCTCACACGGGCGACGCACTGCCAACCGGACCACACCCATGGCCAGACCGGGCGGCAGCTCGACCTCACACAGGCGACGCACTGCCAACCGGACCACACCCATGGCCAGACCGGGCGGCAGCTCGACCTCACACGGGCGACGCACTGCCAACCGGACCACACCCATGGCCGGACCGGGCGGCAGCTCGACCTCACACAGGCGACACACTGCCAACCGGGCCACGCCCGTGGCCGGGCCGGTCGGCTGCTCGACCGGCTACTCGAAGGCCTCCGGAGGCGGGCATGCGCAGACCAGGTTGCGGTCGCCGAAGGCGCCGTCGATGCGGCGGACCGGGGCCCAGTACTTGCCCACCCGCGACACGCCGAAGGGATAGGCCGCCACGGAGCGTGGGTAGGCGTGGGTCCACTCGTCGTCCGAGACCATGGCCGCCGTGTGGGGGGCGTTGCGGAGCGGGTTGTCGTCGCGCGGCCACGTGCCCGCGGCCACCTGGGCGATCTCCTCGCGGATCGCGATCATGGCGTCGCAGAAGCGGTCCAGCTCCGCCAGGTCCTCGCTCTCCGTCGGCTCGACCATGAGGGTGCCGGCCACCGGAAACGACATCGTCGGCGCGTGGAAGCCGTAGTCGATCAGGCGCTTGGCCACGTCGTCGACCGAGACGCCCGTGGCCTTCGTGAGCGGGCGCAGGTCGAGGATGCACTCGTGGGCGACCAGGCCCTTGTTGCCGCTGTAGAGCACCGGGTAGTGCTCCCGCAGCCGCACCGCCACGTAGTTGGCCGCGAGCACCGCCGCGCCGGTCGCGCGGGTGAGGCCCTCGGCGCCCATCATCCGCAGGTACGCCCACGGGATCGGCAGGATGCCCGCCGAGCCGTGGCGGGCCGCCGAGACCGCCGCGCCGCCCGCGGTGCCGCCGGCGCGGGCCGAGTGCGAGGTCCGCGACGCGGTCGCGCCCAGCGGGTCGCCGGGCAGGAACGGCGCCAGGTGGCCGCGTACGCCGATCGGGCCGACGCCCGGGCCGCCGCCGCCGTGCGGGATGCAGAACGTCTTGTGCAGGTTGAGGTGGGACACGTCGGCGCCGAAGCGGCCCGGCTTCGCGAAGCCGACCAGCGCGTTGAGGTTGGCGCCGTCGACGTAGACCTGGCCACCGGCGTCGTGCACCTTGGCGCACAGCGACGCGATGCCGGTCTCGTAGACCCCGTGGGTCGACGGGTAGGTGACCATGATGGCCGCGAGCCGCGACGCGTGGGCGGCGATCTTGGCGTCCAGGTCGACGAGGTCGATGTTCCCGTCGTCGTCGCAGGCCACCACGACGACGCGCATGCCCGCCATGACCGCCGACGCGGCGTTGGTGCCGTGGGCCGACGACGGGATCAGGCACACGTCGCGCTCGTGGTCGCCGCGCGAGCGGTGGTAGCCGCGGATCGCCAGCAGGCCGGCCAGCTCACCCTGCGAACCCGCGTTGGGCTGCACCGACACCGCGTCGTAGCCGGTCACCTCGGCCAGCCACGACTCGAGCGAGGTGATCAGCGAGCGGTAGCCCTCGGTCTGCGCGGCCGGCGCGTGCGGGTGGATGTCGGCGAACTCCGGCCAGCTGATCGGCTCCATCTCCGTGGTCGCGTTGAGCTTCATCGTGCAGGAGCCCAGCGGGATCATGCCGCGGTCCAGCGCGTAGTCCAGGTCGGACAGCCGCCGCAGGTAGCGCAGCATCGCCGTCTCGGACCGGTGTGCGTGGAAGACCGGGTGGGTCAGGAACTCGGTGGTACGCGAGAGCGCGGCCGGCAGGGCCGACGACACATCGCCCGTGTACGCGGGCACGCCGAACGCCGACCACACGATCGCCAGGTGCGCCGGCGTCGTGGTCTCGTCGCACGCGATGCCGACCCGGTCCGCGTCGACCTGCCGCAGGTTGACCCCCCGGGCCGCCGCCGCCGCGACCACGGCCGCCGCCCGCCCGGGCACCGACGCGGTCACCGTGTCGAAGAACGCGTCCGACTCGACCGTCACGCCGCCGGCCCGCAGGCCGGCCGCCAACCGGGCAGCCGAGGCGTGCGTACGCCGGGCGATCTCTCGCAGCCCGTCGGGCCCGTGGTAGACCGCGTACATGCTGGCGAGCACGGCGAGCAGCACCTGCGCCGTGCAGATGTTGCTGGTCGCCTTCTCCCGCCGGATGTGCTGCTCGCGGGTCTGCAGCGCCAGCCGGTAGGCCGGCGCCCCGTCGGCGTCGCGGGACACCCCGACCAGCCGGCCCGGCAGCATCCGCTCGAGCCCGGCGCGCACCGCGAGGTAGCCGGCGTGCGGGCCGCCGAAGCCCATCGGCACACCGAAGCGCTGCGTGGTGCCGGCCGCGATATCGACCCCGATCTCCCCCGGCGCCCGCAGCAGCGTCAGCGCCAGCAGGTCGGCCGCCACAGACACCAGCGCGCCCACCTCGTGCGCGGCGGCGACCAGCGCCTCGTCGTCGCGGACCGCGCCCGAGGCGCCCGGGTACTGCAGGTGGAGCCCGAAGAACTCCGCGGGCAGGGCGGACGGGCCCGCCGACAGGTCGACGACGGAGACCGTGATGCCCAGCGGCTCGGCCCGCCCCTCGATCACGGCGAGCGTCTGCGGCAGGGTGTCCGCGTCGACGACGTACACCGGGGACTTGCTCTTCGACGACCGCCGCGCCAGCGTCATCGCCTCGGCGACCGCCGTGCCCTCGTCGAGCATCGACGCGTTTGCGGTGGCCAGCCCGGTCAGGTCGGAGACCATCGTCTGGAAGTTGAGCAGCGCCTCGAGGCGGCCCTGGCTGATCTCGGGCTGGTACGGCGTGTAGGCCGTGTACCAGGCGGGGCTCTCCAGCACGTTGCGGCGGATCACGGCCGGCGTGTGGGTGCCGTAGTAGCCGAGGCCGATCATCGAGACGTTGACCGTGTTGCGGTCGGCCAGGCCGCGCAGCTCGGCGATCACCTCGGCCTCGGAGGCGGCCGGCGGCAGGACGAGCGTGCCGTGCCAGCGGATCACCTCGGGGATGGCGGCGTCCATGAGCTCGTCGACGGTGCCGTAGCCGACCGTGTCGAGCATCCGGCGTTCGCTGTCGCGGTCAGGCCCGATGTGGCGGTCTGCGAACTGGGTCATCGGCGGAACTCCTGGAGGGCGAGGAATCGAGGTCGACGAGCAACCTCCCCCTCTGTCGTACCCGCGAAGGGCCCTCCAGAGTCGCCATGTCCGCGTGGTCCTTTTGCCTGAGAGGTTCCGGGGAGGATTTGCCCCTTCGGCGCCGCCCGGCCGCAGGCCCGGCGAGCTCTCCCACGCGAATGTGTTCGGCTCAGTCAAACGGTAGCAGTGTTGATGTTCCCGAGGGGCATTCGCCTACGCTGACGCGCGTGACCTACCTCGCCGCCGATGACCGTTACGACTCGATGACCTACCGCCGGGCCGGCCGCAGCGGGGTCCGGCTCCCCGCCGTCTCCCTGGGCCTCTGGCACAACTTCGGCCACGGCCGCCCCTTCGACACCCAGGCCGACATCTGCCGCCGGGCGTTCGACCTGGGCGTCACGCACTTCGACCTGGCCAACAACTACGGGCCCCCGCCCGGCTCGGCCGAGGAGAACTTCGGCCGGATCATGGCGCGCGACCTGAAGCCGTACCGCGACGAAATGATCATTTCCACCAAGGCCGGCTATCTGATGTGGCCGGGGCCCTATGGCGAGTGGGGTTCCCGCAAATATCTGATCTCGTCGCTGGACCAGTCGCTCAAGCGGATGGGTCTCGACTACGTCGACGTGTTCTACCACCACCGGCCCGACCCGGACACGCCGCTGGAAGAGTCGATGGGCGCGCTCGACCACGCGGTCCGCTCGGGGCGTGCGCTCTACGTCGCGATCTCCAACTACAGCTCGGCGCAGACCGCCGAGGCGGTCCGGATCCTGCGCGACCTGGGTACGCCGCTGCTGCTGCACCAACCCTCCTACTCGATGCTGAACCGGTGGATCGAGCGGGACAACCTGCTCGACACGCTGGAGGAGGCGGGGGCGGGGTGCATCGCCTACAGCCCGTTGCAGCAGGGCCTGCTGACCGACCGCTACCTCGACGGCGTGCCGGCCGACTCGCGGGTGGCCACCGGCGGGTTCCTCAAGGAGAGCGCCCTCGACGAGCAGACGATGCGGGTCGTCCGCGAGCTCAACGAGATCGCCCGGGAGCGCGGCCAGACGCTGGCCCAGCTGGCGTTGGCCTGGGCGCTGCGCGACGAGCGGATGACCAGCCTGATCATCGGCGCCAGCAGCGTCGCCCAGCTCGAGGACAACGTCGGCGCGCTGGCCGACCTGAAGTTGTCGCCGCAGGAGCTCGACGCGATCGACGGGGCGCTGACCGACCCGGCCTGACCGGGTGGCGTCCGTGATCCACAATCAGGGCGTGAAGCCCCGCCGCCGTCGCTGGTTACGGGCGCTGCTGATCACCGCCGTCGTGCTGGTGGTCGCGGCGCCCGCCGCCGTGGTCGGCACGGGCCTGTGGCTGCGCCACACCGCCCGGGGCCACGTCTACGCGCTGGACGAGGTGCCGGCCGCGCCGGTCGTGCTGGTGCTGGGCGCCCAGGTCTACCCCGACGGCACCCCGTCGCCGTTCCTGGCGGCCCGGCTCGATTTGGCCCGGCAGCTCTACGACGCCGGCACCGTGCGGGCGGTGCTGGTCTCCGGCGACCACCGGCAGTGGCACTACGACGAGCCGGGGGCGATGAGCCGGTGGCTGGTCGAACGGGGCGTGCCCGAGCGCAAGGTCGTGCAGGACCACGCCGGCTTCGACACCTACGACTCCTGCGTACGGGCGAAGAAGATCTTCGGCGTCGACCGGCTCGTCGTGGTGACGCAGGAGTTCCACATCGACCGGGCCGTGGCGCTGTGCCGGGACGCCGGCATCGACGCGGTCGGGGTCGGCGACGAGACGGTGAAGCGGTTCGGGCGGGCCTGGAACTACGGGGCGTTCCGCGAGCAGCTGGCCGGGGTCAAGGCGGCGTGGGACGTGGTGACCGGGCGCGACCCGGTCTTCCTCGGCCCGCGCGAGACCGGCGTGCAGGACGCTCTCGCCAACTGATCGCGACCCTGGCACGATGCCCGGGTGCGTGCTCGTACCGTGGCGGTTGTCGCCCTCGTCGCGTTGTTGGCCGGCTGTGGCGGCGACGAGCCGGCGCCGGCCGGCACCGCGCCCGTCCCGACGACCGCGGCCGCGACGCCCGCCGAAGGCACCGACGCCCTGGGCCGCGGCCCCGCCAAGCCAAGCCCGACGCCGACGCGGGCCGGCTGCACCGGACAGTTCCCGGCCGACAACGTCTGGCGGGCCGACGTGTCGAAGCTGCCCGTGCACCCGCGCTCGGCCGCCATGGTCGCCAGCATCGGCGGCGGCGCGGCCATGCACCCCGACTTCGGCTCGGGCACCTGGGAGGGCGCGCCGATCGGCATCCCGGTGACGACCGTCCCGGCCGGGCAGAAGAAGGTCACCGTCACCTTCGAGTACGCGGCCGAGAGCGACCGCGGCCCGTACCCGATCCCGGCCAACGCGAAGATCGAGGGCGGCCCGCAGGCGGACGGCGACCGGCACGTGATCGTCTACGACAAGGCGGCGTGCAAGGTCTACGAGCTGTTCGCGGCCTACCCGCAGGGCGGCGGCTGGCGGGCCGGCTCGGGCGCGGTGTTCGACCTGCGGTCCAACAAGCTGCGCCCGGCCGGCTGGACGTCCGCCGACGCGTCCGGGCTGTCGATCTTCGCCGGGCTGGTCCGCTACGACGAGGTGGCCGCCGGGCGGATCGGGCACGCGATCCGGATCACGGTGCCGAAGACCCGCACCGGCTACACGTGGCCCGCCACGCACTCCGCGTCGTCCGCGACCGACACCGCCCTCCCCCAGCTCGGCCAGCGGCTGCGGCTCAAGGCGTCGGTGAAGACGTCGGCGATGCCGAAGCAGGCGCGGATCGTGGCGGAGGCGATGCAGCGGTACGGCGTCATCGTGGCCGACCACGGCTCGCCCTGGTTCATCTCCGGCGCGCCCGACGACCGCTGGGACAACGACGCCCTGCGCGCCCTGAAGACGTTGACCGGCAACGACTTCGAGGTGGTCGACGCCGGCGGTCTGGTGACCGGCAGGACGTCGGGCGCGGTGCGCTAGACCGCCGAGGCGCCCTGGTAGTCGGCGACCGGCGCGTCGCCCGTGGGCTCGTACTCGAGGAGCAGCATGCC
Protein-coding regions in this window:
- the gcvP gene encoding aminomethyl-transferring glycine dehydrogenase; this encodes MTQFADRHIGPDRDSERRMLDTVGYGTVDELMDAAIPEVIRWHGTLVLPPAASEAEVIAELRGLADRNTVNVSMIGLGYYGTHTPAVIRRNVLESPAWYTAYTPYQPEISQGRLEALLNFQTMVSDLTGLATANASMLDEGTAVAEAMTLARRSSKSKSPVYVVDADTLPQTLAVIEGRAEPLGITVSVVDLSAGPSALPAEFFGLHLQYPGASGAVRDDEALVAAAHEVGALVSVAADLLALTLLRAPGEIGVDIAAGTTQRFGVPMGFGGPHAGYLAVRAGLERMLPGRLVGVSRDADGAPAYRLALQTREQHIRREKATSNICTAQVLLAVLASMYAVYHGPDGLREIARRTHASAARLAAGLRAGGVTVESDAFFDTVTASVPGRAAAVVAAAAARGVNLRQVDADRVGIACDETTTPAHLAIVWSAFGVPAYTGDVSSALPAALSRTTEFLTHPVFHAHRSETAMLRYLRRLSDLDYALDRGMIPLGSCTMKLNATTEMEPISWPEFADIHPHAPAAQTEGYRSLITSLESWLAEVTGYDAVSVQPNAGSQGELAGLLAIRGYHRSRGDHERDVCLIPSSAHGTNAASAVMAGMRVVVVACDDDGNIDLVDLDAKIAAHASRLAAIMVTYPSTHGVYETGIASLCAKVHDAGGQVYVDGANLNALVGFAKPGRFGADVSHLNLHKTFCIPHGGGGPGVGPIGVRGHLAPFLPGDPLGATASRTSHSARAGGTAGGAAVSAARHGSAGILPIPWAYLRMMGAEGLTRATGAAVLAANYVAVRLREHYPVLYSGNKGLVAHECILDLRPLTKATGVSVDDVAKRLIDYGFHAPTMSFPVAGTLMVEPTESEDLAELDRFCDAMIAIREEIAQVAAGTWPRDDNPLRNAPHTAAMVSDDEWTHAYPRSVAAYPFGVSRVGKYWAPVRRIDGAFGDRNLVCACPPPEAFE
- a CDS encoding DUF5999 family protein, which codes for MCQHQPTCPSAEAVDRDAARALAAFPEQGWSLLCNGVILFEDTGELLPDGRTIAPHRGPARHALAAA
- the mgrA gene encoding L-glyceraldehyde 3-phosphate reductase, with translation MTYLAADDRYDSMTYRRAGRSGVRLPAVSLGLWHNFGHGRPFDTQADICRRAFDLGVTHFDLANNYGPPPGSAEENFGRIMARDLKPYRDEMIISTKAGYLMWPGPYGEWGSRKYLISSLDQSLKRMGLDYVDVFYHHRPDPDTPLEESMGALDHAVRSGRALYVAISNYSSAQTAEAVRILRDLGTPLLLHQPSYSMLNRWIERDNLLDTLEEAGAGCIAYSPLQQGLLTDRYLDGVPADSRVATGGFLKESALDEQTMRVVRELNEIARERGQTLAQLALAWALRDERMTSLIIGASSVAQLEDNVGALADLKLSPQELDAIDGALTDPA
- a CDS encoding chorismate-binding protein, with the protein product MSNHGPVGVGTLPDFATRVAGSGKPCTLRIRERSRWEWRSTDGGDPAQHLEDFLAADGLDVRSLTSPSLSRSVAENQSGSVCGAAILISAAGAAAMLPRGPVARPTPAPAIPDLVAVVYEHADVPDAPATTNRNVVRTHGHVPSMPLISAKESGRSPLGGTAGWQLGEWRPSWTPAQHAAAVTAVRAAIGRGDVYQVNVVGHASAPYVGDPLPALARLSELPGARYGGLLSGAGWAVGCASPETLIQVVDGRAITRPIKGTRAATKAGRRELLGSAKERAEHIMIVDLERNDLARVARTGSVRVDELFAIRRWVDLWQAESVVSADLADGIGLADLLRATCPGGSVTGAPKLAALQHIAALEPVGRGPSMGALGWIDASGNLDLGLTIRTAAADADRLHLWAGGGITWDSDPAAEVAEAAAKAAPIRRLLASS
- a CDS encoding ElyC/SanA/YdcF family protein, which gives rise to MKPRRRRWLRALLITAVVLVVAAPAAVVGTGLWLRHTARGHVYALDEVPAAPVVLVLGAQVYPDGTPSPFLAARLDLARQLYDAGTVRAVLVSGDHRQWHYDEPGAMSRWLVERGVPERKVVQDHAGFDTYDSCVRAKKIFGVDRLVVVTQEFHIDRAVALCRDAGIDAVGVGDETVKRFGRAWNYGAFREQLAGVKAAWDVVTGRDPVFLGPRETGVQDALAN